A single Macaca mulatta isolate MMU2019108-1 chromosome 11, T2T-MMU8v2.0, whole genome shotgun sequence DNA region contains:
- the ARF3 gene encoding ADP-ribosylation factor 3 isoform X2 has protein sequence MPPCLSSIRIRSSIPGTRPKPDCHCPLLGPHCPQKAVAVIMGNIFGNLLKSLIGKKEMRILMVGLDAAGKTTILYKLKLGEIVTTIPTIGFNVETVEYKNISFTVWDVGGQDKIRPLWRHYFQNTQGLIFVVDSNDRERVNEAREELMRMLAEDELRDAVLLVFANKQDLPNAMNAAEITDKLGLHSLRHRNWYIQATCATSGDGLYEGLDWLANQLKNKK, from the exons GATCAGGTCTTCCATACCAGGGACCAGGCCAAAACCAGACTGCCACTGCCCCCTACTTGGGCCCCACTGTCCCCAGAAAGCAGTTGCTGTGATCATGGGCAATATCTTTGGAAACCTTCTCAAGAGCCTGATTGGGAAGAAGGAGATGCGCATCCTGATGGTGGGCCTGGATGCCGCAGGAAAGACCACCATCCTATACAAGCTGAAACTGGGGGAGATCGTCACCACCATCCCTACCATTG GATTCAATGTGGAGACAGTGGAGTATAAGAACATCAGCTTCACAGTGTGGGATGTGGGTGGCCAGGACAAGATTCGGCCCCTCTGGAGACACTACTTCCAGAACACCCAAG GGTTGATATTTGTGGTCGACAGCAATGATCGGGAGCGAGTAAATGAGGCCCGGGAAGAGCTGATGAGAATGCTGGCAGAGGACGAGCTCCGGGATGCTGTACTCCTTGTCTTTGCAAACAAACAG GATCTGCCTAATGCTATGAATGCTGCTGAGATCACAGACAAGCTGGGCCTGCATTCCCTTCGTCACCGTAACTGGTACATTCAGGCCACCTGTGCCACCAGCGGGGACGGGCTGTACGAAGGCCTGGACTGGCTGGCCAATCAGCTCAAAAACAAGAAGTGA
- the ARF3 gene encoding ADP-ribosylation factor 3 isoform X3, with protein sequence MGNIFGNLLKSLIGKKEMRILMVGLDAAGKTTILYKLKLGEIVTTIPTIGFNVETVEYKNISFTVWDVGGQDKIRPLWRHYFQNTQGLIFVVDSNDRERVNEAREELMRMLAEDELRDAVLLVFANKQDLPNAMNAAEITDKLGLHSLRHRNWYIQATCATSGDGLYEGLDWLANQLKNKK encoded by the exons ATGGGCAATATCTTTGGAAACCTTCTCAAGAGCCTGATTGGGAAGAAGGAGATGCGCATCCTGATGGTGGGCCTGGATGCCGCAGGAAAGACCACCATCCTATACAAGCTGAAACTGGGGGAGATCGTCACCACCATCCCTACCATTG GATTCAATGTGGAGACAGTGGAGTATAAGAACATCAGCTTCACAGTGTGGGATGTGGGTGGCCAGGACAAGATTCGGCCCCTCTGGAGACACTACTTCCAGAACACCCAAG GGTTGATATTTGTGGTCGACAGCAATGATCGGGAGCGAGTAAATGAGGCCCGGGAAGAGCTGATGAGAATGCTGGCAGAGGACGAGCTCCGGGATGCTGTACTCCTTGTCTTTGCAAACAAACAG GATCTGCCTAATGCTATGAATGCTGCTGAGATCACAGACAAGCTGGGCCTGCATTCCCTTCGTCACCGTAACTGGTACATTCAGGCCACCTGTGCCACCAGCGGGGACGGGCTGTACGAAGGCCTGGACTGGCTGGCCAATCAGCTCAAAAACAAGAAGTGA
- the ARF3 gene encoding ADP-ribosylation factor 3 isoform X4: MGNIFGNLLKSLIGKKEMRILMVGLDAAGKTTILYKLKLGEIVTTIPTIGLIFVVDSNDRERVNEAREELMRMLAEDELRDAVLLVFANKQDLPNAMNAAEITDKLGLHSLRHRNWYIQATCATSGDGLYEGLDWLANQLKNKK, from the exons ATGGGCAATATCTTTGGAAACCTTCTCAAGAGCCTGATTGGGAAGAAGGAGATGCGCATCCTGATGGTGGGCCTGGATGCCGCAGGAAAGACCACCATCCTATACAAGCTGAAACTGGGGGAGATCGTCACCACCATCCCTACCATTG GGTTGATATTTGTGGTCGACAGCAATGATCGGGAGCGAGTAAATGAGGCCCGGGAAGAGCTGATGAGAATGCTGGCAGAGGACGAGCTCCGGGATGCTGTACTCCTTGTCTTTGCAAACAAACAG GATCTGCCTAATGCTATGAATGCTGCTGAGATCACAGACAAGCTGGGCCTGCATTCCCTTCGTCACCGTAACTGGTACATTCAGGCCACCTGTGCCACCAGCGGGGACGGGCTGTACGAAGGCCTGGACTGGCTGGCCAATCAGCTCAAAAACAAGAAGTGA